The following coding sequences lie in one Rhizobium rhododendri genomic window:
- the accD gene encoding acetyl-CoA carboxylase, carboxyltransferase subunit beta: protein MNWITNYVRPRINSMLGRRDDIAENLWIKCPETGEMVFHKDLEDNKWVIPASGFHMKMPAKARLIDLFDNGEYEALVQPKVAQDPLKFRDSKKYSDRLKDSRVKTEQEDTILAGVGKLQGLKIVAVVHEFNFMGGSLGLAAGEAIVKAFERAIAEKCPLVMFPASGGARMQEGILSLMQLPRTTVAVDLLKEAGQPYIVVLTNPTTGGVTASYAMLGDIHLAEPGAEICFAGKRVIEQTIREKLPEGFQTSEYLLEHGMVDMVIKRHDIPDMLARLLKILTKQPATASLEPSEIVLPMAVGA from the coding sequence TTGAACTGGATCACGAATTACGTTCGCCCGCGGATCAATTCCATGCTGGGCCGTCGCGATGATATCGCCGAAAATCTCTGGATCAAATGCCCGGAAACCGGAGAAATGGTCTTCCACAAGGATCTGGAAGACAACAAGTGGGTCATTCCTGCTTCCGGCTTCCACATGAAGATGCCGGCAAAGGCCCGCCTGATCGATCTGTTCGACAATGGCGAGTACGAGGCCCTGGTGCAGCCGAAGGTCGCCCAGGATCCGCTGAAGTTCCGTGATTCGAAGAAATACAGCGACCGTCTGAAAGACAGCCGCGTCAAGACCGAGCAGGAAGACACGATTCTCGCCGGGGTCGGCAAGCTGCAGGGACTGAAGATCGTTGCCGTCGTGCACGAGTTCAACTTCATGGGCGGATCGCTCGGTCTCGCTGCCGGCGAGGCGATCGTCAAGGCATTCGAGCGCGCTATTGCCGAGAAATGCCCGCTGGTGATGTTCCCGGCTTCGGGTGGTGCCCGCATGCAGGAAGGCATCCTATCGCTGATGCAGCTGCCGCGCACGACGGTCGCAGTCGACCTCCTCAAGGAAGCAGGCCAGCCCTATATCGTCGTATTGACCAATCCGACGACCGGCGGCGTCACTGCCTCTTATGCGATGCTGGGAGACATTCACCTGGCCGAACCCGGTGCCGAAATCTGCTTCGCCGGCAAGCGCGTCATCGAACAGACGATCCGCGAAAAGCTGCCGGAAGGCTTTCAGACGTCGGAATATCTGCTCGAACACGGCATGGTCGACATGGTCATTAAGCGTCATGATATCCCGGATATGCTGGCACGACTGTTGAAGATCCTGACCAAGCAGCCGGCGACCGCCTCGCTTGAACCGAGCGAGATCGTGCTGCCGATGGCTGTCGGCGCCTGA
- a CDS encoding bifunctional folylpolyglutamate synthase/dihydrofolate synthase, whose protein sequence is MGSIDHSTKSQAEQVIDELLGLHPKGFDLSLDRITRLLELLGNPQTKLPPVIHVAGTNGKGSVTAFCRALLEAGGKSVHVHTSPHLVNWHERYRIGVKGGRGQLVDDAVFADALRRVADANAGQKITVFEILTAVTFLLFSEQPADAAIIEVGLGGRFDATNVISDPAVSVIMPISLDHQPYLGDRVELIAAEKAGIMKRGLPVVIGHQQYDAALEVLTTTAERLHCPTAVFGQDFSAHEEYGRLVYQDEFGLADLSLPRLPGRHQHANAAAAIRAVKAAGFIVTDAMMEKAMTTVEWPGRLQRLTEGKLFTRAPKGAEIWVDGGHNPGAGEVIAEAMAGFEERQARPLFLITGMINTKDPIGYFKAFAGLAEKVFCVPIAHSDAMIDPVVLSHAAYDAGLVAEPMSSVGDALDAIMRAMSPDTLPPRILMGGSLYLVGEVLAENGTPPQ, encoded by the coding sequence ATGGGCTCCATAGATCACTCCACCAAGAGCCAGGCCGAACAGGTGATCGACGAGCTCCTGGGCCTGCACCCCAAGGGCTTCGACCTTTCGCTCGACCGCATCACGCGGCTGCTTGAGCTTCTCGGCAACCCGCAGACCAAACTGCCGCCGGTGATCCATGTCGCCGGCACCAACGGCAAGGGCTCCGTTACAGCGTTCTGCCGGGCGCTGCTCGAAGCGGGCGGCAAAAGCGTTCATGTCCATACGTCACCGCATCTGGTAAACTGGCATGAACGCTATCGCATCGGCGTCAAGGGCGGTCGAGGACAGCTCGTCGACGACGCCGTCTTTGCCGATGCACTGCGCCGCGTCGCTGATGCCAATGCCGGCCAGAAGATCACCGTCTTTGAAATCCTGACCGCAGTCACCTTCCTGCTGTTCTCGGAACAGCCCGCCGATGCGGCGATCATCGAGGTCGGTCTCGGAGGCCGCTTCGATGCGACCAACGTTATCTCCGACCCCGCCGTGTCCGTCATCATGCCGATCTCGCTGGATCATCAGCCTTATCTCGGCGACCGCGTCGAGTTGATTGCCGCTGAGAAGGCGGGGATCATGAAGCGCGGGCTTCCGGTCGTCATCGGCCACCAGCAATATGATGCTGCGCTAGAGGTCTTGACGACGACGGCCGAGAGGCTGCATTGCCCGACGGCAGTATTCGGCCAGGACTTTTCGGCCCATGAGGAATACGGACGGCTGGTCTACCAGGACGAGTTCGGCCTTGCCGATTTATCGCTGCCACGTCTGCCGGGACGCCACCAGCACGCTAACGCTGCTGCCGCCATCCGTGCCGTCAAGGCCGCCGGCTTCATCGTCACTGACGCCATGATGGAAAAGGCGATGACTACGGTCGAATGGCCCGGCCGACTGCAGCGCCTGACTGAAGGCAAGCTCTTCACTCGCGCGCCGAAGGGTGCCGAAATCTGGGTGGACGGAGGGCATAATCCGGGTGCTGGCGAGGTGATTGCCGAGGCGATGGCCGGCTTCGAGGAGCGTCAGGCCCGACCGCTGTTCCTGATCACAGGCATGATCAACACCAAGGATCCGATAGGTTACTTCAAGGCGTTTGCGGGTTTGGCGGAGAAAGTGTTCTGCGTGCCGATCGCCCATAGCGATGCGATGATCGATCCCGTCGTTCTCAGCCATGCGGCCTATGATGCCGGACTGGTCGCCGAGCCGATGTCGTCGGTCGGCGATGCGCTCGACGCAATCATGCGTGCTATGTCCCCGGATACCCTGCCCCCTCGCATCCTGATGGGCGGCTCGCTCTATTTGGTTGGCGAGGTATTGGCCGAAAACGGAACTCCACCGCAATAA
- the trxA gene encoding thioredoxin, with protein MATVKVDNSNFQAEVLDSAEPVVVDFWAEWCGPCKMIAPSLEEISVEMAGKVKVAKLNIDENPELAAKFGVRSIPTLALFKAGEVADIKVGAAPKSALASWISNAA; from the coding sequence ATGGCTACCGTGAAAGTCGATAACTCGAACTTCCAAGCGGAAGTTCTAGATTCTGCAGAACCAGTCGTGGTTGATTTCTGGGCTGAATGGTGTGGCCCGTGCAAGATGATTGCTCCGAGCCTCGAAGAGATTTCCGTTGAGATGGCCGGCAAGGTCAAGGTGGCCAAGCTTAACATCGATGAAAATCCCGAACTCGCCGCCAAGTTTGGCGTCCGCTCGATCCCGACGCTCGCCCTCTTCAAGGCTGGTGAAGTTGCCGATATCAAGGTTGGTGCTGCACCGAAGTCTGCGCTGGCAAGCTGGATTTCCAACGCCGCCTGA
- the addA gene encoding double-strand break repair helicase AddA, whose protein sequence is MSELAELPEGDDAGTWIGWTTVQQSLASDPTRSAWVSANAGSGKTHVLTQRVIRLLLAGARPSAILCLTYTKAAASEMSNRVFDRLAEWATLPDEALIKRITDVEGAVPDVFKLAEARRLFAKALETPGGLKIQTIHAFCEALLHQFPLEANVAGHFSVLDDRAATTLLADARRSLLTATTPEDDAALAEAFAHVLDLGDESGLETLLGEIIAHRNAIRRFALDAEQRGGLDKVMRQRLGLSATETEADIAQQFWPLRGLSGAMLDRYLELADSKGGSKAQEIAYGLRLVMRALDPNERVEILEKVMLTAKGEPKSDGQFVVKAMLAEAPELTDAIATARAHVVDCRDRLKRMQMYRATRAALTLADRLNADYAELKKQRSQLDFEDLITRTADLLMRSGVGPWIHYKLDQGIDHILVDEAQDTSPIQWSVIQSLAEDFFSGASARPTLRTLFAVGDEKQSIYSFQGARPERFSEESDRTRRRVLASGQAFSPVRLPLSFRSTSDVLSAVDHVFSTPDNARGLSATDEAVVHRSSRIGHPGEVDLWHMIAPEPAAKEEDWTAPFDSTPESAPAAVLARRMAHVMDTLVGRESIIDKGKTRLIEAGDILVLVRKRDAFVNALTRALKKRGNIAVAGADRLVLTSHIAIQDLLALGRFLLLPEDDLSLAAVLKSPLFDLSEDDVFMVAALRGDGTSVWQHLQAFAADGNDTFADAVERLKLFMALSKTYSVHDLFARILGSHGGRRQFLARLGSEVSDILDEFLTFALDHETSGLPGLQSFVSTLELEAPVVKREQDKGRNEVRIMTVHAAKGLEAPIVFLVDGGSKSFTSSHLPKLRLLEGRGEEVPMPAWLPLSSLGNTLTQANASRIQGQAEEEYRRLLYVGMTRAADRLIVCGYRGVRQNPDIWHSMIATTLAQHPERCTEATFTGPDGDWTGLRWRVGGMAKDLETAVSTEARRDKTALPPALLQPLPSPRHLPRPLSPSGAGTIIDDEAGNLAVASPLFGDKGASDRALEKGRLVHRMVQMLPDLPPAERAEAAARYAERTTRFWPATERQALVASVLALMAHKDLLGVFSSHAQAEVSIMGTLALDRQTYAVSGRIDRLAVLDDRVVILDYKTNRVPPATAEAIPFAHKAQLAIYREILAPLYPGKRIDCVLVYSENATVHTLSEAALRSALAELMTK, encoded by the coding sequence ATGAGTGAACTGGCAGAGCTTCCGGAAGGCGACGACGCCGGCACCTGGATCGGCTGGACGACGGTCCAGCAATCGCTGGCCTCCGATCCGACCCGGTCTGCGTGGGTTTCGGCCAATGCCGGCTCCGGCAAGACGCATGTCCTCACGCAGCGGGTGATCCGGCTGCTGCTGGCCGGCGCGAGGCCTTCGGCGATCCTGTGCCTGACATACACCAAGGCAGCAGCATCTGAGATGTCGAACCGCGTCTTCGACCGGCTTGCCGAATGGGCAACACTGCCGGACGAAGCGCTGATCAAGCGCATTACCGATGTCGAGGGAGCTGTGCCGGACGTCTTCAAGCTGGCAGAGGCGCGGCGACTTTTTGCAAAGGCCTTGGAAACGCCGGGCGGGCTTAAGATCCAGACCATCCATGCCTTCTGCGAGGCGCTGCTGCACCAGTTTCCGCTCGAAGCCAATGTCGCCGGTCATTTTTCAGTGCTCGACGACCGCGCTGCGACGACGCTGCTGGCGGACGCCCGACGCTCCCTGCTAACCGCAACGACGCCTGAAGACGATGCTGCTCTGGCGGAGGCCTTTGCCCATGTGCTCGATCTCGGGGACGAATCCGGTCTCGAGACGCTGCTGGGCGAGATCATCGCCCACCGTAACGCCATCCGTCGCTTCGCGCTCGATGCGGAACAGCGCGGCGGCCTCGATAAGGTGATGCGCCAGCGGCTGGGGCTGTCGGCGACCGAGACGGAAGCCGACATCGCACAGCAATTCTGGCCGCTGCGGGGACTGTCAGGTGCGATGCTGGACCGCTATCTTGAGCTCGCGGACAGCAAGGGTGGCAGCAAGGCCCAGGAGATCGCCTACGGCCTGAGGCTGGTCATGCGCGCGCTAGATCCCAACGAGCGTGTGGAAATCCTTGAAAAGGTCATGCTGACCGCCAAGGGCGAGCCAAAATCCGATGGCCAGTTCGTGGTTAAGGCAATGCTGGCCGAGGCGCCGGAGCTGACGGATGCCATCGCGACGGCGCGCGCCCATGTCGTGGACTGCCGGGACAGGCTGAAACGCATGCAGATGTACCGCGCTACACGCGCCGCCCTGACGCTTGCCGACCGGCTGAACGCCGATTATGCCGAACTCAAGAAACAGCGCAGCCAGCTCGATTTCGAGGACCTGATCACCCGAACGGCCGATCTTTTGATGCGCAGCGGTGTCGGCCCGTGGATCCACTACAAGCTCGACCAGGGCATCGACCATATTCTCGTCGACGAGGCGCAGGATACCAGCCCGATCCAGTGGAGTGTCATCCAGTCTCTGGCGGAAGATTTTTTCTCCGGCGCCAGCGCCCGGCCGACGCTGCGGACGCTGTTTGCGGTCGGAGACGAGAAGCAGTCGATCTATTCCTTCCAGGGCGCGCGACCGGAGCGTTTCTCCGAGGAGAGCGACCGTACGCGGCGTCGCGTGCTTGCCAGTGGCCAGGCGTTTTCGCCGGTGCGGCTGCCGCTGTCGTTCCGCTCGACATCTGACGTGCTATCAGCCGTCGATCACGTTTTTTCGACGCCGGACAATGCCAGGGGCCTCAGCGCCACCGATGAGGCCGTCGTCCATCGCTCCAGTCGTATCGGTCATCCGGGGGAAGTGGACCTTTGGCACATGATCGCGCCGGAGCCTGCCGCCAAGGAAGAGGATTGGACGGCGCCCTTCGATTCGACGCCTGAAAGCGCGCCGGCCGCAGTTCTCGCGCGGCGCATGGCTCATGTGATGGATACACTGGTCGGCCGCGAGAGCATTATCGACAAGGGTAAGACGCGGCTGATAGAGGCGGGTGATATCCTCGTGCTGGTGCGCAAGCGCGATGCTTTCGTCAATGCCCTCACCCGTGCGCTGAAGAAACGTGGCAACATTGCCGTCGCCGGCGCCGACCGCCTGGTGCTGACCAGCCATATCGCCATCCAGGATCTGCTGGCGCTCGGCCGCTTCCTGCTATTGCCGGAGGACGACCTGTCGCTGGCGGCGGTGCTGAAAAGCCCGCTTTTCGACCTCTCCGAGGACGACGTGTTCATGGTGGCGGCGCTGCGCGGCGATGGCACCAGCGTCTGGCAGCATCTCCAAGCCTTTGCAGCCGACGGCAACGATACCTTTGCCGATGCAGTCGAGCGACTGAAACTCTTCATGGCACTGTCGAAGACCTACTCGGTCCACGATCTCTTTGCGCGAATTCTCGGCAGCCATGGCGGTCGGCGTCAGTTCCTGGCTCGGCTTGGCAGCGAAGTCAGCGATATCCTCGACGAGTTCCTGACATTCGCGCTCGACCATGAGACATCCGGGCTGCCCGGCCTGCAATCCTTCGTCTCGACGCTGGAACTGGAAGCACCGGTCGTCAAGCGCGAACAGGACAAGGGCCGCAACGAGGTGCGGATCATGACGGTGCATGCCGCCAAGGGGCTGGAGGCGCCGATTGTCTTTCTCGTCGATGGCGGCTCGAAATCCTTCACTTCCAGCCATCTGCCGAAGCTGCGGCTGCTGGAGGGGCGCGGCGAAGAAGTGCCGATGCCGGCCTGGCTGCCGCTGAGTTCGCTCGGCAACACGCTGACCCAGGCCAATGCCAGCCGTATCCAGGGCCAGGCAGAGGAGGAATATCGCCGGCTGCTCTATGTCGGCATGACGCGGGCCGCTGACAGACTGATCGTCTGCGGCTATCGCGGCGTGCGACAGAACCCCGACATCTGGCACAGCATGATCGCGACCACCCTCGCACAACATCCCGAGCGTTGTACTGAGGCCACTTTCACCGGACCTGACGGCGATTGGACCGGCCTGCGCTGGCGCGTCGGGGGAATGGCAAAAGATCTCGAAACCGCAGTGTCGACGGAGGCACGAAGGGACAAAACGGCGCTGCCGCCTGCCCTGCTGCAACCGCTTCCGTCCCCCCGCCATCTCCCGCGTCCGCTGAGCCCGTCGGGAGCAGGCACCATCATCGATGACGAAGCCGGGAATCTGGCGGTCGCTTCCCCGCTGTTCGGCGACAAGGGTGCATCCGATCGTGCGCTGGAAAAGGGCCGACTGGTCCACCGTATGGTGCAGATGCTGCCGGATCTGCCTCCAGCCGAACGCGCTGAGGCCGCCGCGCGCTACGCCGAACGGACGACGCGCTTCTGGCCGGCAACGGAGCGCCAGGCGCTGGTCGCCTCAGTTTTGGCGCTGATGGCGCACAAGGACCTGCTGGGGGTTTTCAGTAGCCACGCACAAGCCGAAGTTTCCATTATGGGGACGCTTGCACTCGACCGTCAGACCTATGCGGTCTCCGGCCGTATCGACCGGCTGGCGGTGCTGGACGATCGCGTGGTGATCCTCGACTACAAGACCAATCGCGTGCCGCCGGCTACAGCCGAAGCCATACCCTTCGCGCACAAGGCTCAGCTGGCGATATACCGCGAGATCCTGGCGCCGCTCTATCCGGGCAAGCGCATCGATTGCGTGCTGGTCTACTCCGAGAACGCGACTGTCCACACGCTGTCGGAGGCAGCTCTCAGATCGGCGCTTGCCGAACTCATGACAAAGTGA
- the addB gene encoding double-strand break repair protein AddB: protein MKQRQRILTIPAGLPFLATLAAALCDGRLTDHFRHDPADPLSLAKVTIYLPTRRAARVLRSAFVYLLGGQSAILPVIRPLGETDEDSGYFDEDLPATADLLQPLSNTARLLELARLILAWRNKLPQIVRDIHSDSPLVAPASPADAIWLARNLAELIDSIETEDRDWADLATLDAQDHALWWQLTAEFLQIASAFWPARLDELGRSSPARHRNAILRAEAKRLATAQPTGPIIIAGSTGSVPATAELIAAVAALPQGVIVLPGLDQTMSDEDWAMVAPIAGIADRDPASRSHPQYGLAHLLRQLKTERAEVDTIETAPVDLQRRAEILSRALAPAKATSGWGDWQKTLPPGAFRAAFADVSLIEAANEREEATAIAIALRLALEKPGRNGNESQAALITPDRNLARRVTAELARFGIVADDSAGTPLSSTPQGSLLTLLLEATLRPGDPVAIVSLLKHPLTSFGLERSVLDHAVDALELLALRGGVGEVDINTLEPLLEQRLADQENDRHAPRWRDSLPPEAADMAALLANRVRLATELLAGALVRRRPEDRRLTTSFTLSEWAERTGRALEAVVADEKGDLAALWSSEAGDALATVLREVMATDGQMEADGPQWIDIMMALSAGQAVKPRALSHPRLFIFGTLEARLQSVDTLILGGLNEGSWPGQTANNPFVSRMMKTEIGLEPPERRIGQLAHDFEMANGTADLIYSRALRQGSTPTVASRWLQRLMALGGKEFAEELKVRGDCFRDWAALIDAGDREAPAQRPSPKPPAAMQPKSYSFSEVGRLRRDPYAIYARRVLRLDPVNPFNSDPGAAERGTLYHRIVDRFTREGHLATAPDALKAMERILTELFDAEQLPPHIDAVWRPRFREVARAFLNWEKTRQPQIRQTFTEVRAAVDLEAAGIRLTGVADRIDLKGGKAADIIDYKTGFNPTPQQARALLDPQLALEAYALQAGAFRDVGTLTPENLLYVRLRPGDRFREDQVNNELAKASARTQPKSALDLGHESIEQLSQFVLLLRSGEKGFASRLIPAQQQEFGGDYDHLARVSEWSTAEAEEAADDE from the coding sequence ATGAAGCAACGGCAGCGCATCCTGACGATACCGGCGGGATTGCCCTTCCTTGCAACGCTTGCAGCAGCGCTCTGCGACGGGCGGCTGACCGATCACTTTCGCCACGACCCCGCCGATCCGCTGTCCCTTGCCAAGGTAACGATCTATCTGCCGACGCGACGCGCAGCCCGCGTGCTGCGCTCTGCCTTCGTCTATCTGCTCGGCGGCCAATCGGCGATCCTCCCGGTGATCCGGCCTCTCGGCGAGACCGACGAAGATAGCGGCTATTTCGACGAGGACCTGCCAGCCACCGCCGACCTGCTGCAGCCACTCTCGAATACCGCCCGGCTGTTGGAGTTGGCCCGCTTGATCCTCGCTTGGCGCAACAAGCTGCCGCAGATCGTCCGTGACATCCACTCCGATTCACCGCTGGTGGCGCCTGCCAGCCCGGCCGATGCGATCTGGCTTGCGCGCAATCTTGCCGAACTGATCGATTCGATCGAGACGGAAGACCGCGACTGGGCTGATCTCGCGACGCTGGATGCCCAGGATCATGCTCTCTGGTGGCAATTGACAGCCGAATTTCTGCAGATCGCCAGCGCCTTCTGGCCGGCCCGCCTGGACGAACTTGGCCGGTCCTCGCCAGCCCGGCATCGCAATGCCATCCTGCGCGCCGAGGCCAAACGGCTGGCGACCGCGCAGCCCACAGGGCCGATCATCATCGCCGGTTCGACCGGTTCCGTGCCGGCCACCGCCGAGCTGATAGCCGCCGTCGCTGCCCTGCCGCAAGGCGTCATCGTATTGCCGGGTCTCGACCAGACGATGTCCGATGAGGACTGGGCCATGGTCGCGCCGATTGCTGGCATTGCCGATCGCGATCCGGCCAGCCGCAGCCATCCACAGTACGGTCTTGCGCACCTGTTGCGGCAACTGAAAACGGAGCGCGCCGAGGTCGATACCATAGAGACGGCGCCGGTCGATCTGCAGCGGCGTGCCGAAATCCTGTCCCGTGCGCTGGCGCCAGCCAAGGCTACGAGCGGCTGGGGAGATTGGCAAAAGACGCTGCCGCCCGGCGCGTTTCGCGCGGCGTTCGCCGATGTCTCGCTGATCGAGGCTGCGAACGAGCGCGAAGAGGCGACGGCCATCGCGATTGCCCTGCGGCTGGCGCTGGAAAAGCCTGGCCGTAACGGCAATGAAAGCCAAGCGGCGCTGATTACGCCCGACCGGAACCTGGCGCGTCGAGTGACGGCTGAACTTGCCCGCTTCGGCATCGTCGCCGATGATTCGGCAGGCACGCCGCTGTCCTCCACACCGCAAGGCAGCCTGTTGACGCTGCTGCTCGAGGCAACGCTCAGGCCCGGCGACCCCGTTGCCATCGTCAGCCTGCTCAAACACCCCCTTACGAGCTTCGGGCTGGAACGATCCGTGCTGGATCATGCCGTCGACGCGCTGGAGTTGCTGGCCCTGCGCGGAGGCGTCGGCGAGGTCGACATCAATACGCTGGAGCCTCTTCTGGAACAGCGGCTAGCGGACCAGGAGAACGATCGCCATGCGCCGAGATGGCGCGACAGCCTGCCGCCGGAAGCGGCTGACATGGCGGCCTTACTTGCCAATCGTGTGCGGCTCGCGACCGAACTGCTGGCTGGCGCCCTGGTCCGACGCCGCCCCGAGGATCGGCGGCTGACGACCAGCTTCACATTGTCAGAATGGGCCGAACGCACCGGGCGAGCTCTGGAGGCGGTGGTTGCCGACGAGAAAGGCGACCTTGCGGCGCTCTGGTCTTCCGAAGCGGGCGATGCGCTGGCGACCGTGCTGCGCGAAGTGATGGCGACCGATGGCCAGATGGAAGCCGATGGCCCGCAGTGGATCGACATCATGATGGCGCTTTCCGCCGGCCAGGCAGTCAAACCCCGGGCGCTCAGCCATCCCAGGCTGTTCATCTTCGGTACGCTGGAAGCCCGGTTGCAAAGCGTCGATACTCTCATCCTCGGCGGCCTGAACGAGGGCTCGTGGCCCGGACAGACGGCCAACAACCCCTTCGTGTCGCGGATGATGAAGACGGAGATCGGCCTGGAGCCGCCGGAGCGACGCATCGGCCAGCTGGCCCATGACTTCGAGATGGCAAACGGCACGGCGGACCTCATCTACTCTAGAGCGTTGCGGCAGGGCTCAACGCCCACAGTCGCCTCGCGTTGGCTGCAAAGGCTTATGGCGCTGGGCGGCAAGGAATTTGCAGAAGAGCTGAAGGTGCGCGGCGACTGCTTTCGCGACTGGGCAGCGCTGATCGATGCCGGCGACCGCGAGGCACCCGCTCAGCGCCCCTCGCCCAAGCCACCGGCAGCGATGCAGCCGAAAAGCTATTCGTTCAGCGAGGTCGGACGTCTGAGGCGCGATCCGTACGCGATCTATGCCCGCCGCGTCCTCCGGCTCGACCCAGTCAACCCGTTCAACAGCGACCCCGGCGCTGCCGAGCGCGGCACGCTCTATCACCGGATTGTCGATCGCTTCACCCGCGAGGGCCATCTGGCAACGGCGCCGGATGCCTTGAAGGCAATGGAGCGCATCCTGACGGAGCTGTTCGACGCCGAGCAGTTGCCGCCGCATATCGACGCCGTCTGGCGCCCGCGCTTTCGCGAGGTCGCACGGGCCTTTCTCAACTGGGAGAAGACCCGGCAGCCGCAGATCCGCCAAACATTTACCGAAGTCCGCGCCGCCGTCGATCTCGAAGCCGCCGGCATCCGGCTGACCGGCGTTGCCGACCGGATCGACCTGAAGGGCGGCAAAGCGGCCGATATCATCGACTACAAGACCGGCTTCAATCCTACGCCGCAGCAGGCCCGGGCGCTGCTCGATCCGCAGCTGGCACTCGAGGCCTACGCGCTGCAGGCCGGTGCCTTTCGCGATGTCGGGACTTTGACGCCGGAAAACCTGCTTTACGTTCGCCTACGGCCGGGCGATCGATTCAGGGAGGATCAGGTCAACAACGAGCTCGCCAAGGCCAGCGCCCGGACACAGCCGAAATCGGCGCTCGATCTCGGCCACGAATCGATCGAACAGCTCAGCCAGTTCGTTTTGCTGCTGCGATCCGGCGAAAAAGGTTTCGCCTCGCGGCTGATCCCGGCCCAGCAGCAGGAATTCGGCGGCGATTACGACCATCTGGCGCGGGTGTCGGAATGGTCGACGGCCGAAGCGGAAGAGGCTGCAGACGATGAGTGA
- a CDS encoding nucleotidyltransferase family protein translates to MTIKQAMVLAAGLGTRMRPITDHTPKPLVKIGGKPMLDYVLDLLVASGVDRVAINIHHHPDQMRAYLQAREGLEIVVSDETGGLMNSGGGLAKGLKLLSRDPVLVMNADLFWIGETPGEPTNLERLADVFDAGTMDMALLCVPLDKTTGHDGKKDFSMAADGCLTRYREGMPNPVVYAGAIALHPALFDDAPDEAFNLNLYFDRAIASSRLYGLVLEGEWLTVGTPDAIEAAEETIRRISASEPS, encoded by the coding sequence ATGACAATCAAACAGGCCATGGTGCTCGCAGCGGGGCTTGGAACCCGCATGCGCCCGATCACCGACCACACCCCGAAGCCGCTGGTGAAGATCGGTGGCAAGCCAATGCTCGACTATGTGCTCGACCTTCTGGTCGCCTCAGGGGTGGACAGGGTCGCAATCAATATTCATCATCATCCCGATCAGATGCGAGCCTATCTCCAAGCTCGTGAGGGACTGGAGATCGTGGTATCCGACGAGACCGGAGGCCTGATGAACTCCGGCGGTGGTCTTGCCAAAGGCCTGAAGCTGCTCAGCCGCGACCCGGTTCTGGTCATGAACGCCGACCTTTTCTGGATTGGCGAAACGCCTGGGGAGCCGACAAACCTCGAGCGATTGGCGGACGTCTTCGATGCGGGCACCATGGACATGGCCTTGCTCTGCGTCCCGCTGGACAAGACCACCGGCCATGACGGCAAGAAGGATTTCTCCATGGCTGCCGATGGTTGCCTAACGCGCTACCGCGAGGGAATGCCCAATCCCGTGGTTTATGCCGGCGCCATTGCCTTGCATCCCGCACTGTTCGACGACGCGCCGGACGAAGCCTTCAACCTCAACCTCTATTTCGACCGGGCCATAGCGAGCAGCAGGCTTTACGGCCTTGTGCTCGAGGGCGAATGGCTGACGGTCGGAACGCCGGATGCGATAGAAGCTGCAGAAGAAACGATCCGTCGCATCAGCGCAAGCGAGCCATCATGA